cctgggattttattcattttggactctggcctctatgtctgtgccagCTAATAAAATTGATTCATAGAATGTTAGAACATTTTCTAAGttattggctgattaatcggttatctgtgTTTTCCACCGGCTTAGTTATTGtgtctgcaaaatccactatcgttcAACCTCTAGTATGGAGTAATCCATACATCAAGCACTCCAGAAGCATTTAATCTTCATGTATTCTTCTAGAGCTGCTCTGAGTGTGGTTCACTTAAACTGATGCCATGGCCATAGTTTGCATCTCAGCGCTACCTTTTACAATGCTTTTGTGATGTTCttttgtgattttggagctttatAGCCCCAacctttattatatatatatatatatatatatatatatataatatatatatatatatatatgtatatgagtgGCCAGGATACAGGGTTCAAGTAacaagagtgtgagtaaatgagagaatcttcatttttgtgtcAACTGCTCTCCCAATTTTATCAAGATAATGTTatcaaataatgatttaaaaatattttttaccattgTGATACATCAAGATGTTGAACTTGTTCATGTCCCTCTTTTACTCTCACTCATACTCGCTCTCTCTTCATTGTCCCTCAGGATGATAACTGGGGCGAGACCACCACGGTTGTCACCGGAACTTCTGAGCACAGCGTCTCAAATGAGGACCTCACTCGGGCCTCTAAAGAACTGGAGGACTCCTCGCCCTTGGAGTGTCGTCGTTTCGCTGGGCCGATCCTGAGTGGCATTTTGGGTCTCTTTGCTCTTCTGACGCCTCTCGCCTTCCTCCTGTTGCCTCAACTGATGTGGCGCGATTCGCTAGAGCCCTGCGGGACCCCGTGCGAGGGTCTTTATGTCTCCCTCGCCTTCAAACTCCTCGTCCTCCTGATCTCCTCCTGGGCTCTGTTCCTCCGCCCCTCTCGCGCCACGCTCCCACGCTTCTTTGTTTTCCGCTGCCTCCTGATGGCACTGGTGTTCCTTTTTGTGGCGTCCTATTGGCTATTCTATGGTGTGAGAGTGCTGGAGCCAAGAGAGCGAGATTACAGGGGCATTGTGGGATATGCTGTGTCGCTGGTGGATGCGCTGTtgtttattcagtatttggcactAGTGCTCCTTGAAGTGAGGCACCTCAGGCCGGCCTTTTGCCTCAAAGTGGTGCGCACCACGGATGGCGCTAGCCACTTCTATAATGTGGGCCACCTTAGGTAAGTTGGTATATCTGTTGGTGTCATATTTTAGGGATGTGTGTTTTGGAAAACTAATTTCATTAACGCTTAGTCAAAGCTACAGGTGTAATGATTCACTCATATTCTTGATGGATAGATTACCAATCCTGCCAATTCAAATACATCGATCCTGaagtaatattttttaattgttgtgtCGATTtagttaaattgttttaattgaagAAACATTCTACCTCTTACATGTTAGGCTAACACCTtataattgtgattttatttttctttattatcaTTAATCATTAGGTGATTTAACTTGTCCTGCTGCTTCTAAACTTAAAGCAtatggttttattttattaaatcaatttgaataaaatacaggaaattcaATTAGACTTTATCTGATTAATCGATTAATCAGAGAAATAATCAAAGGTTTTCTTAATAACTGTTTGTTGCAGCCCTATACTTGACACCTGCACAATCTATTTGTTGTTATAATTAACTTATTTAGTTGGTGCAGTTAGTTAATATTAAACTTTTCCATTCAATTTAAAATTAGAGtttgtataattaattattaatgttttttggATCATAAATTGTAGTTAAGTTGTTTGGTtgagttgttttttatttatttatttttatccccatttggaatgcccaattcccactatttattaggtcctcgtgatggtgcggttactcaccttaatccgggtggtggaggacaagtctcagtcgcctctgcttctgagaccgttaatccTCGCACtttatcacgtagcttgttgtgcatgacaccgcggagactcccagcatgtgcaGGCTCATGCTACGCTTTGCGATGCACAcgcaacttaccatgcgccccattgagagcgagaactattaatcgtgaccacgaggacctTGTGACACTAActtccttagcaaccgggccaagacctggctggagtcactcagcacaccctgggtttTGAACTCGTGACTCTGTGAACtcgctgtgctacccaggcccccatttgtAACTGTTTATTgatgttttacttttctttttggtGTGCAGTTGTTTACACCTTCAATGTTATTTTGCAACATTCTGATAACTTTGAAGCTTGCCTAAGAGCCTTCTCTTTGTATTTTAATCAAAATGAGTGGATAATGGAGACTATAACCTGATTAAAGCTGTAAATAAGGCAATGGTGTCAAAAAAGATTGAAGTTGTTGACAGCAGAACTTGTGTATTTTGTTCTCAGTATCCAGCGGGCAGCAGTGTGGGTCCTCGATCACTACTATACTGATTTCTCTGTTTACAACCCTGCTTTACTCAACCTACCAAAGTCTATCCTTTCTAAAAAGATGTCTGGATTCAAGGTGTACTCACTGGGAGAAGGTACATGACTCCTTTCTCATCTTTTACCATTTAAATGTGCTGTTGCAAATGTTTTGAAGTATGTCGACACCTATTGgtctggatgctgcatcattcaaacagtagttttcagttatcaatgccattttaaaaattcagtatgcacagtaaaccaggattaatttaatccacgaatgaaagtgtccaataccaGGGGAGTAACCGAGATTAAGCATGTAATATTCAAATGGTCGTGTGACGCAGCTCATGGCTGCTCCCATGAGTGgtcaaaatgtaatacatatttcaaaattactattaatttctttagaagtaaaactttttaaatgatgaAATTTGTTTTAGCTGgttttgtgcattttgttatGCTTTGGTTCTGTTTTTGAACGTTTTGTTCtggctttctttctctctctctctcttgatatAGTTCTCAAAATGTCCCTTTCAAGGCGCCATTCAATTGATAAAAAACAACTAAAAGCACTAATTGGTAGATTTATGTGCAAATTTCCCAGTGgttcttatttgttttatttattgttccTCCCAGAGAACAGCACCAATAACTCAACTGGTCAGTCACGTGCAATGATCGCTGCCGCGGCACGCAGAAGAGACAACTCTCATAATGAGTACTACTATGAAGAGGCAGAGATGGACCGCAGAATTCGAAAGCGAAAGGCCAGGTAAGAGTCCTGAAAAACAATTGAATTATTTCCAATTACAATTTGTGTTGTTAcatttaatgctgccttcacttgctatcagaattatcccacttctgaagtggtaattatgagtacatcatgttcaagtgctttgttgtcagaaagaacaggaaacatggaaaacgccaggttcattcatacatatttcttgaggaacttttattttgacaccataatatatGTTACTCAGTTAGCTTGCAGcctataatgtaattttggtcaaatacaagtttattttcACAGtgcaaaaatgtacaacatgcatagaatggttggggatatacataaatgaatatgaccaaaacaGCAAATGCTAACAATTAGCTATATTTAGAGAAATTAACAAGACCTGTCATGCAAAACAGAAACTGTAATCTCCTCCACAATGTTGAAATACATGATTCGATACTCCCACAATACAAAGCCTGAATAAAGAAAAGTTAATttagaatgtttatatatatacttttaagaCATATGCAAAAGTTTTCCTTTACTTGTAAATCTTAACACTTTTACTGTTGATTAAAGTGCAAAATGATCCATCAGGGAGGAGTGGGACTAAAAATCAGCTCTGCACAGAGCAATGGTGACACtagaataaaaatatttataattctgctgaaaatacagaattatgttaGAATTAAATTTactggtgaaatcagacattacattagGCATTATTAGGACCATCAAATACATTTCCtcatagcattattatacattatattcagcattatatgaTGTAGTTCTCCCATAAGTGCAGATTCACTCTCAcgttttaaaagtaaaatgtagGCAAGTTAATCTCTCAAGCACATCAAACAGAACAAGCACTCTGTCAATGCACCTGATGCAGCAGATGGTCCACATTAAACTGGATGCttatgatcttctttgaagtCTTTATAAAGTGCTCCTGTGAGCTGAAAAAATTGGGTTGTTTTTCCACTATAGCTTATAAACGCATTTTTTTCTACTATAAAGTAGCGTCATTGATGGAGCATCTCCGTGCACGCCACACATTTCCAAATAATCATTAATGAAAATCGATGCTAATTGTTGCATTTTCTCCTTCAAGACTGGTGGTAGCAGTAGAGGAGGCATTCACACATATCAAAAGGCTTCAGGATGATGAGGTGGCAACTTCGCCCAAGCACCCTCGTGAGGTGATGGACCCTCGGGAGGCAGCACAAGCCATTTTTGCTCCCATGGCACGAGCCATGCAGAAATACCTTCGTACAACACGACAACAGCCGTACCACAGTATGGAGAGCATCATTGCTCACCTGCAGTTCTGCATTACTCACAACATGACACCCAAGGTGAATGATTTGACAACATTCAGTTATGGTCTGAATAGGGCTTTACTCTGAATAGCATACCACAATTGCTACCATTTGTATTTATGCAGTATGAATAAGTATATTTAAGAAAATTAAGATGACCTTTTGACAATCCTACAATGCAATGTTCTTGACACTCCATTGTCAGTATGACAAATGAACAGGAATAAGTTCGATCttgtacttattattattttgattgaactattaaatgtaatgtttgaaatgttttttgcacattgcACATGTTACATTCTGTTAATAAGAAATAGTATGCAGAGGGAaaaaccacaaactggcgacagggtaTTAGGCGAACAAAGCTCAGTGACACGCAAGGGCATCAAAGGCTATCCAATCTGGTCCAACCCAACAGAAAACCTACTGTGACACAGAAGTCACAGAAAGTTTTGGTTACCgagaaatgtgtcacaacacacagtgcaatCGCATCCTGTGCGTAGcagcagactggtcagagtgcccatgatgacccctgtccactgtcgaaagcacctacaatgggatCACAAgcattggaactggaccttggagcagtggaagaaggtcatctGGGTTCTTAAAGATCACGTGGACGGCCGAGTAGctgtgtgccgtttacctgggTAAGTGATGACactaggatgcactgtgggaagatggcaagccagtggagggagtgtgatgatctgggtccggccattcatgtggatgtcaatttgacacgtgccacctgcctaaacatagttgcaggccaggtacaccccttcatggaatGTTATTCcctaatggcagtggcctctttcagcaggacaatgcaccctgccacactgcacacattgtttgtgaatagtttgaggaacatgatgaaaagTTCAAGGTGTTGTCTTGGCTTACAAATTCCaaaatctcaatccgattgagcatctgtgggatgtaaTGGGCCAAAAAGTCAGATCCATGGCgactccacctcacaacttacaggacttgaaagaTCTGATGCTAATGTCTTGATGCCAGTTACCACAGGAAAtgttcaggggtcttgtagagttcatGCCTCGGTCCTTCGATGCTGTTTTGCtggcacgtggaggaccaacagcatatgagggaggtggtcataatgttttggctcatttgtGTATAGCGATACGCATGTTGCAATTCAACACATTGGGATTTAACTGCCCCAAATGCGTGTGAGAAAACGGGAATCATGTGGGCTCAGGGTTAGTTTCTCTTGTGTCTCTGAACCCAATGAGAAATGTCGCTCTCAGAGTTTGAGCATATTCAGAGGACCAACTTTGACCAGCTATTTTT
The sequence above is a segment of the Xyrauchen texanus isolate HMW12.3.18 chromosome 2, RBS_HiC_50CHRs, whole genome shotgun sequence genome. Coding sequences within it:
- the vangl2 gene encoding vang-like protein 2, with product MDNESQYSGYSYKSSHSRSSRKHRERRDRHRSKSRDSSSRGDKSVTIQAPGEPLLDAESTRGDDRDDNWGETTTVVTGTSEHSVSNEDLTRASKELEDSSPLECRRFAGPILSGILGLFALLTPLAFLLLPQLMWRDSLEPCGTPCEGLYVSLAFKLLVLLISSWALFLRPSRATLPRFFVFRCLLMALVFLFVASYWLFYGVRVLEPRERDYRGIVGYAVSLVDALLFIQYLALVLLEVRHLRPAFCLKVVRTTDGASHFYNVGHLSIQRAAVWVLDHYYTDFSVYNPALLNLPKSILSKKMSGFKVYSLGEENSTNNSTGQSRAMIAAAARRRDNSHNEYYYEEAEMDRRIRKRKARLVVAVEEAFTHIKRLQDDEVATSPKHPREVMDPREAAQAIFAPMARAMQKYLRTTRQQPYHSMESIIAHLQFCITHNMTPKAFLERYLTPGPTMQYQRENGRGRQWTLVSEEPVTSALRQGLVFTLRRLDFALVVTVTSLPFFNLGEEFIDPKSHKFVMRLQSETSV